In Candidatus Babeliales bacterium, the DNA window GAAAGCAACATGACGGAAAAAATTGTTGAACTTTCTTTCAATGAAAAAGCACCTACGAATATATCTTCAACGAATAATGAACCGATTACTACTCGCGCTACATCGTGCAGCGTACTTCCGGTCAAAAAATCGATCACAGAAAAACTGCAAGGCATAGTCCAAAATACAAACAGCAACTGGGTTCGTTTTCTTTTTGCTTTCCTTCTTGGACTACTTTTAAGCTTAACTCCTTGCATTTACCCGATGATTCCAATAACAATTGGTATTTTGCATCGTAACCAACATGCTTCATTATTTCGTAATTTTTTAGGTTCACTCTGCTATGCATTCGGACTTTCAACAACGTTTGCACTTCTGGGACTACTTGCCGCATTTGCCGGAGCTTCGTTTGGTAGTCTTTTATCGCAACCAATTTTTGTCCTTGTTTTAGTGTTGTTTATTGGTTACATGTCGCTGACTATGATTGGTGTCATCGATCTTGCAATCCCTTCATTTATGCAAAAAAGCGTACAGCTTAGCTCAGCGTTTGGACCATTCCTGTCAGCTTATCTTTTCGGGCTTATCAGCGGTAGCGTTGCATCACCCTGCGTATCTCCTGGCTTAGCATTACTGCTTACCATTGTGGCAACTATGGGTCATGTACTTGCAGGATTCATGCTCTTATTTGTTTTTGGAATTGGCATGAGCGTTCCACTTATCATCATCGGAACTTTCTCTTCATCAATGAACGCACTTCCTCGCGCTGGTCAATGGATGGTTGAGATTAAAAAGCTTCTTGGCTTTTTAATGCTAGCAACCTGTTTTTACTATCTAAGCAATATTTTACCAGCTATGGTAGTCAGCATACTCTTTACTCTCTATCTTTTATTTGCGGCCCTATTTTACATCATTGACGCGCAAAAAAACATGGATACAGGAACAAAAACACTTAAAAGCTTACTAGGTATTATTTTACTGGCTGCTGCAGTATTTATGGCATTTAAAACCTATGAATTGACACGCCAAAAAAATATCGTCTGTGTACCAACTGGTGTTACCTGGGTTTTAGATTATGAGCAAGCTTTAAGCATGGCTCAAGCTGAAAACAAATTAGTCCTACTTGATTTTTGGGCAAACCATTGCACAATCTGCAAAGCAATTGATAAAAAAATATTTCATAAAGACGTTGTTGCAAAA includes these proteins:
- a CDS encoding cytochrome c biogenesis protein CcdA; this translates as MNKKLYQALLTLAFFGFATIKPITIGTHETTQSVHQKQIDMIMTLGENEAILKQTLSVSLDTPNAHIGTVSYSQTPTKKYLPEFLATKEVFEGSVTLSIPVTTSLDTPVKTNVHTSFLLLPESNMTEKIVELSFNEKAPTNISSTNNEPITTRATSCSVLPVKKSITEKLQGIVQNTNSNWVRFLFAFLLGLLLSLTPCIYPMIPITIGILHRNQHASLFRNFLGSLCYAFGLSTTFALLGLLAAFAGASFGSLLSQPIFVLVLVLFIGYMSLTMIGVIDLAIPSFMQKSVQLSSAFGPFLSAYLFGLISGSVASPCVSPGLALLLTIVATMGHVLAGFMLLFVFGIGMSVPLIIIGTFSSSMNALPRAGQWMVEIKKLLGFLMLATCFYYLSNILPAMVVSILFTLYLLFAALFYIIDAQKNMDTGTKTLKSLLGIILLAAAVFMAFKTYELTRQKNIVCVPTGVTWVLDYEQALSMAQAENKLVLLDFWANHCTICKAIDKKIFHKDVVAKGLSSSIIFVKVDCTQSSDEQASQLKTKFSVFAQPSILIINPHTQEVMQKWSSEPYSMTPEEFVQAVKNV